A window of the Streptomyces albireticuli genome harbors these coding sequences:
- a CDS encoding RDD family protein, whose translation MFLDEEPALRDARAEAADPRAGFGGPPDRRGGWAEPAVPAARDPRQDGTAPGGAPDGAAPEGPRPARADGTLTIRPERPVVPSAPSARSAPATSGRGTIQLRTAAQPQQAQPAAAAPAPQVWPDARAREAGPAPLPAAPERQALPASPKPATDRSAPDRPVSDRPGSDRSGAPAGGWAQQVQQLARQQPQGGDAAAPWKPPKDDPFLRAAQEQGRPAGLGRRLAARLVDSAVLGAVVSAAAVPLWAKATEHIDTKVEQAKQSGRTVTVWLLDGTTGTYLGIVLAVLLVAGVVLEALPTARWGRTLGKKLCGVRVLDIESHDTPGFGAALRRWLVYGVLGVLGAGVLGVLWCLFDRPWRQCWHDKAARTFVAAKSG comes from the coding sequence ATGTTCCTGGACGAGGAGCCCGCGCTGCGCGACGCCCGCGCGGAAGCGGCGGATCCGCGCGCCGGGTTCGGCGGTCCGCCCGACCGCCGCGGCGGCTGGGCCGAGCCCGCCGTCCCGGCCGCCCGCGACCCCCGCCAGGACGGGACCGCGCCCGGCGGCGCCCCGGACGGCGCGGCCCCCGAGGGCCCGCGACCCGCGCGTGCCGACGGCACCCTGACGATCCGTCCGGAGCGGCCCGTCGTCCCCTCGGCGCCCTCCGCCCGCTCCGCCCCCGCCACCTCCGGCCGGGGCACCATCCAGCTGCGCACGGCCGCGCAGCCCCAGCAGGCCCAGCCGGCCGCCGCCGCGCCCGCCCCGCAGGTGTGGCCCGACGCCCGGGCCCGGGAGGCCGGCCCCGCACCGCTGCCCGCCGCCCCGGAGCGCCAGGCCCTGCCCGCCTCCCCGAAGCCCGCCACGGACCGCTCGGCCCCCGACCGCCCGGTGTCCGACCGGCCCGGCTCCGACCGCTCCGGCGCGCCGGCCGGCGGCTGGGCGCAGCAGGTGCAGCAGCTCGCCCGCCAGCAGCCCCAGGGCGGCGACGCCGCCGCCCCGTGGAAGCCGCCGAAGGACGACCCCTTCCTGCGGGCCGCGCAGGAGCAGGGCCGGCCCGCAGGGCTCGGCCGGCGGCTCGCCGCGCGCCTCGTCGACTCCGCCGTCCTGGGCGCCGTGGTCTCCGCCGCGGCCGTGCCCCTGTGGGCCAAGGCCACCGAGCACATCGACACCAAGGTCGAGCAGGCCAAGCAGTCCGGCCGGACCGTCACCGTCTGGCTGCTCGACGGCACCACCGGCACCTACCTCGGCATCGTGCTGGCCGTGCTCCTCGTGGCGGGAGTGGTCCTGGAGGCGCTGCCCACCGCCAGGTGGGGCCGCACCCTGGGCAAGAAGCTGTGCGGCGTGCGGGTCCTCGACATCGAGTCGCACGACACCCCCGGCTTCGGGGCGGCGCTCCGCCGCTGGCTGGTGTACGGGGTGCTGGGCGTCCTGGGCGCCGGGGTGCTGGGCGTCCTGTGGTGCCTGTTCGACCGGCCCTGGCGGCAGTGCTGGCACGACAAGGCGGCCCGTACGTTCGTCGCCGCGAAGAGCGGCTGA
- a CDS encoding RDD family protein — translation MSTDQPRDDDPFQKRPSEPPPYGGAGGGASPGGGQGAGAPYPGGTGGTGGTGGGPGPYPGAPGGGPGGGPASYPGAPGSGPGGGTGNPYGNSFGAADPLAGMPPLASRWKRLVARIIDGLLVAIPVSAVFSAATWGWDPWDDSGKSTGLSIIIAVVYFVYEGLMLTKRGQTVGKMAMQIRVAMLDNGAVPEGRPGWTRAAVYSLPEVVPCCGFVFWLINVLWCTWDDPYHQCIHDKAAKTVVVSTVQ, via the coding sequence ATGAGCACCGACCAGCCGCGCGACGACGACCCGTTCCAGAAGCGGCCCTCCGAGCCGCCGCCCTACGGCGGCGCCGGCGGAGGCGCCTCACCCGGAGGCGGGCAGGGCGCCGGTGCCCCGTACCCCGGCGGTACGGGCGGCACCGGTGGTACGGGCGGTGGGCCGGGCCCCTATCCGGGCGCCCCCGGTGGCGGTCCCGGCGGTGGTCCCGCCTCCTACCCCGGTGCCCCCGGCAGCGGCCCGGGCGGTGGTACGGGCAATCCTTACGGCAACAGCTTCGGCGCGGCCGACCCGCTCGCGGGCATGCCGCCGCTGGCCAGCCGCTGGAAGCGGCTGGTCGCGCGGATCATCGACGGCCTGCTGGTGGCCATCCCGGTGAGCGCCGTCTTCTCGGCCGCGACCTGGGGCTGGGACCCCTGGGACGACAGCGGCAAGTCCACCGGGCTGTCCATCATCATCGCGGTCGTCTACTTCGTCTACGAAGGCCTGATGCTCACCAAGCGCGGGCAGACGGTCGGCAAGATGGCCATGCAGATCCGGGTGGCGATGCTCGACAACGGGGCGGTTCCCGAGGGGCGGCCGGGCTGGACGCGCGCCGCCGTCTACTCCCTGCCCGAGGTCGTCCCGTGCTGTGGCTTCGTCTTCTGGCTGATCAATGTGCTGTGGTGCACCTGGGACGACCCGTATCACCAGTGCATCCACGACAAGGCCGCCAAGACCGTGGTGGTGTCAACGGTGCAGTGA